The Mesorhizobium sp. AR02 region CGGCGTCATGCAAGGCCTGATGTGGCGCGAATACGACGAGCAGGGCTTCCTGATCTACTCCTTCGCCGAAACCGTCGCTGCCATGCATCCCTACTACATCATGCGTGCCATCGGCGGCGCGATGTATCTGTCCGGCGCCCTTATCATGGCCTGGAACATCGCCATGACCATCTTTGGCTACCAACGCGAGGAGGATCCGATGTCGGGCTCCATCCCCGCCCTCCAGCGTGCGCGATCAGGAGCCAGAAAATGGGCTTGATGGACAAACACGCCATCATCGAGAAGAACGCCACGCTTCTTCTCGTTGGCTCCCTTCTGGTGGTGACGGTCGGCGGCATCGTCGAGATCGCGCCGCTCTTCTATCTCGACAATACGATCGAGAAGGTCGAAGGCATGCGGCCCTATTCGCCGCTCGAACTTGCTGGACGAAATATCTATGTGCGCGAGGGCTGCTACCTCTGCCACAGCCAGATGATCAGACCGTTCCGCGACGAGGTCGAGCGCTATGGGCACTACAGCCTGGCGGCCGAGTCGATCTACGATCACCCTTTCCAGTGGGGATCGAAGCGCACCGGACCGGACCTCGCCCGGGTTGGCGACCGCTACTCCAACGAATGGCACGTACAGCATCTTGCCGATCCGCGCTCGGTGGTGCCGGAATCGATCATGCCGAACTACGCGTTCCTCAAAGACGCGCCGATCGACGTGAAGGACTTCTCGACCCATCTGGTTGCCAACGCGCGCGTCGGCGTCCCCTACACCGACGACATGATCGCGCACGCCAACGCCGATCTGATGGCACAGGCCGACCCGAACGCCGATAGTTCGGGCCTCGAGGCGCGCTATCCAAAAGCCAAGGTCGGCGACTTCGACGGCAATCCGCATCAGGTCACCGAAATGGATGCCTTGGTCGCTTACCTCCAGATGCTTGGCACATTGGTCGATTTCAAGACCTACGACGAAGCCGCCGGCTACCGCTGAGGAGTGTGATCGTGGACTACAATTTGATGCGGGAAATCGCCGACAGCTGGGGCCTCCTTGCCATGGCGCTCTTCTTCGTCGGATGCGTTGCCTTCGCGCTTCGCCCTGGCGGCCGCAGGCAAGCTGACGAAGCCGCTCGAATTCCTCTCAAGGACGATTGATCATGAGCAGCGAGCACATCGACGAGGTCTCGGGCATCTCAACGACCGGCCATGAGTGGGATGGCATCCGGGAGCTCAACAACCCACTTCCGCGCTGGTGGGTCACGACATTTTACATCACCATTGTCTGGGCGATCGGCTACACCATCGCCTATCCCGCATGGCCAATGCTTACTTCCGCGACCAGAGGTGTGCTCGGCTATTCGAGCCGCAACCACGTCAAGAATGAACTGGCGGCCGCCGAAGCCGCCAAGGCCAAATATGTCGCAGCGGTGGAATCGAAAACCGCCTCGGAGATTGCTGCCGACGACGCATTGCGCGAGTTCGCCGTGGCTGCCGGCGGTGCGGCATTCAGGGTCAATTGCGTGCAGTGCCATGGCTCCGGCGCGCAAGGCTCCAAAGGTTTTCCAAACCTCAACGACGACGATTGGCTGTGGGGCGGCAGCGCTGAGCAGATCCAGCAGACGGTCACCCACGGCATCCGCTTCGCGTCAGACCCGGATACGCGACTGTCGGAAATGCCGGCTTTTGGCGACATCATCACGGCGGACCAGATCGCACAGGTCAGCGCCTACGTTGCCAGCCTGTCCGACTTGGTCCGGGACGCAAGTCTGATCGAGCCCGGCGCCAAGGTTTTCGCGGAAAATTGCGTCGCCTGTCATGGCGACACAGCAAAGGGCAACAGGGAACTTGGCGCGCCCGACCTGACCGACGCCATCTGGCTCTATGGACCGGGCGAGACGGCTATTGCTGCGCAGGTCCGCGCGCCGAAGCACGGCGTCATGCCGGCCTGGATCGGGCGTCTCGGCGAGACCAAGGTCAAAGAACTCGCAGTCTATGTCCATTCGCTTGGCGGCGGAGAATAGGAACGGAAGCCTATTCTCGGCCCTCCCCGCCAAGCGACGGGGCTCGGCTTGCGCCGGGCCTCGACACCATTCCGGCATCCGGCGAATGACTTGCATCAACGCGGTGCAATTCGCCATGCGGCAAAGCGTGCTCAACGTGGCCATCAGCCAGAACCGATCGGTCGGGCTTCCGCCGCGAAATCGTCGCCTGGACTGGAGCTTCTCGTGCTTGAAAACATGCAAATTGAACGGCTCGAAGCCGAATCGGTCAACTCCGCCAAGGCCCGTCAGCCGCTTTATGCCCCGCACAAGAAGGTATTCCCGAAGCGCGCTTCAGGCAGCTTTCGCCGCTTCAAGTGGCTGGTGATGGCAATCACGCTGGGCATTTACTACTTGACGCCCTGGCTGCGATGGGATCGAGGGCCGTTCGCGCCTGATCAGGCCGTGCTGGTCGATCTTGCCAACCGCCGCTTCTACTTCTTCTTCATCGAAATATGGCCGCAGGAATTCTACTACGTGGCTGGCCTGCTGGTCATGGCCGGCATTGGCCTTTTCCTGGTCACCTCCACAGTTGGTCGGGCCTGGTGCGGCTATACCTGCCCGCAGACCGTATGGGTCGACCTGTTTCTGGTCGTCGAGCGCGCGATCGAAGGAGATCGCAACGCGCGCATGAAACTCGACGCCGGACCCTGGACAGCGCGCAAGCGTATGCTGCGCGTATCGAAACACGCCACATGGCTGGTCATAGGGGCGGCGACAGGGGGCGCCTGGATCTTCTATTTCGCCGACGCGCCAAAGCTGATGGGCGAAGTCTTCACCGGCACCGCCGCACCCGTCGGCTACATCACCATCGCCGTGCTGACGGCGACTACCTACACATTCGGTGGACTGATGCGCGAGCAGGTCTGCACCTATATGTGCCCGTGGCCGCGCATTCAGGCGGCCATGCTCGACGAGAATTCTCTCACGGTGACCTACAATGATTGGCGCGGCGAACCTCGTTCGCGTCACGCCAAGAAGGTTCAGGCCACTGGGCAGCTGGTCGGAGACTGCGTCGATTGCCACACCTGTGTCGCGGTCTGCCCGATGGGGATCGACATTCGCGACGGCCAGCAACTCGAATGCATCACTTGCGCGCTCTGTATCGACGCCTGCGACAGCGTCATGGACAAGCTCGGCAAGGAGCGCGGGCTGATCTCCTATGCGACGCTGTCCGACTACAACGCCAACATGGCGGTGGCGACCGGGGGCGGCTCCAGCGCGGTGAAGCCTTCGCTGGTGCGCACTGCCGACGGCGCTTTCGCCGACAGGTTGGCCCATTTCCACATTCGCAAGATCTTCAGGCCGCGCACGTTCGTCTACATGGGTGCGTGGTCGGCGGTCGGTCTCACCCTGTTCTATTCGCTTCTGACGCGCGACCGGCTCGAGGTCAACGTTCTGCACGACCGCAATCCGCAGTTCGTCGTGTTGTCCGACGGTTCGATCCGCAATGGCTACACCGTCAAGCTGCTCAACATGATCCCCGAGCCCAGGACGATCGTCGTCACCATGCAGGGCCTGCCGGAGGCCGAGATGAGCGTCGTCGGGATCGACGACCTGCCTGCGGATCGCTCCTTTGCCATTCCGGTCGAACCCGACCGGCTGAAGATGCTGAAGGTTTTCGTTCGCCAGCCGGCGGAACAGATCAAGGGCCAAGCGCAAACATTCAAATTCCGGGTCGAAGACAAGGCGAGCTTCGAGTCGGACGAATACACGGCCACTTTCAACGCACCGGAGATCGTCAGATGAGCGCCAATCCGCAGAAATCCCGCGAATTCACCGGCGGGCATATGTTGGTCACCATTCTCGCCTTTTTCGCTGTGGTCATCGGCGTCAATCTGACCATGGCGACACTCGCCAACACGAGTTGGACCGGCCTCGTCGTCGAAAACACCTATGTGGCCAGCCAGCAATTCAACAGGAGGGCCGAGGAAGGGCGCGCGCAGGCCGCGCTCGGCTGGACTGGCAAACTGACGATCGCGTCGGGCGAAGTCCGTTACAGCCTCAGCGACGCCGCCGGCAAGCTGGTCCCATTGGACGGCGTCAGCGTCCTGTTCCGTCATCCTGCCTATGAGGCCGAGGACAAGTCCATCATTTTAACTCTCGCAACGGATCAGGAATTTGCCGCGCACCACACGCCCAGGGACGGCGTCTGGATCGTCGAAGTCGATGCCGACGCCGGTCTCGCGGAGCCCTATCGGGAAGTTCACCGTATCATCATTTCCCAAGGTGCGTTGCAATGAGCTGCTGTGCACCGGGCGCCAAAATGGCGCTGGATGTCGCTGGCGCCGCATCCGTTTTGCCGTCGAGCCAAGAAGTCAAACTGGCGAGCCGTTCGCTGGGCGGCGACCTGTATCAGACCGATCTTTCAATACCGGCGGTTCATTGTGCAGCCTGCATCCGGGCGATCGAAACGGCGCTTGGAAAGCTGGACCGGGTCGAGGGCGCCCGCGTCAACCTGTCGACGAAACGGGTTTCGGTCCGGTGGCGCGGCGACGAGGTTCCGCCATTCGTCGCCACACTTGGACGGCTGGGCTATGACGCACACCTGTTCGAACCCGAGGCTTACGGCAAGGACAAGACGCTGTCGGAGCTGATCCGCGCCGTCGCGGTTGCCGGCTTTGCGGCCGGCAACATCATGCTGCTTTCGGTGTCGGTCTGGTCGGGCGCCGAAGGCGCGACCCGCGATCTGTTCCACTGGGTCTCGGCACTAATCGCCATTCCCGCACTTGCCTTCGCCGGCGGCATCTTCTTCCGTTCGGGGTGGAATGCGCTACGCCACGGCCGCATGAACATGGATGTGCCCATCGCGGTCGGGGTGTCGC contains the following coding sequences:
- the ccoP gene encoding cytochrome-c oxidase, cbb3-type subunit III yields the protein MSSEHIDEVSGISTTGHEWDGIRELNNPLPRWWVTTFYITIVWAIGYTIAYPAWPMLTSATRGVLGYSSRNHVKNELAAAEAAKAKYVAAVESKTASEIAADDALREFAVAAGGAAFRVNCVQCHGSGAQGSKGFPNLNDDDWLWGGSAEQIQQTVTHGIRFASDPDTRLSEMPAFGDIITADQIAQVSAYVASLSDLVRDASLIEPGAKVFAENCVACHGDTAKGNRELGAPDLTDAIWLYGPGETAIAAQVRAPKHGVMPAWIGRLGETKVKELAVYVHSLGGGE
- a CDS encoding cbb3-type cytochrome c oxidase subunit 3 gives rise to the protein MDYNLMREIADSWGLLAMALFFVGCVAFALRPGGRRQADEAARIPLKDD
- the ccoO gene encoding cytochrome-c oxidase, cbb3-type subunit II, producing the protein MGLMDKHAIIEKNATLLLVGSLLVVTVGGIVEIAPLFYLDNTIEKVEGMRPYSPLELAGRNIYVREGCYLCHSQMIRPFRDEVERYGHYSLAAESIYDHPFQWGSKRTGPDLARVGDRYSNEWHVQHLADPRSVVPESIMPNYAFLKDAPIDVKDFSTHLVANARVGVPYTDDMIAHANADLMAQADPNADSSGLEARYPKAKVGDFDGNPHQVTEMDALVAYLQMLGTLVDFKTYDEAAGYR
- the ccoG gene encoding cytochrome c oxidase accessory protein CcoG, translated to MQIERLEAESVNSAKARQPLYAPHKKVFPKRASGSFRRFKWLVMAITLGIYYLTPWLRWDRGPFAPDQAVLVDLANRRFYFFFIEIWPQEFYYVAGLLVMAGIGLFLVTSTVGRAWCGYTCPQTVWVDLFLVVERAIEGDRNARMKLDAGPWTARKRMLRVSKHATWLVIGAATGGAWIFYFADAPKLMGEVFTGTAAPVGYITIAVLTATTYTFGGLMREQVCTYMCPWPRIQAAMLDENSLTVTYNDWRGEPRSRHAKKVQATGQLVGDCVDCHTCVAVCPMGIDIRDGQQLECITCALCIDACDSVMDKLGKERGLISYATLSDYNANMAVATGGGSSAVKPSLVRTADGAFADRLAHFHIRKIFRPRTFVYMGAWSAVGLTLFYSLLTRDRLEVNVLHDRNPQFVVLSDGSIRNGYTVKLLNMIPEPRTIVVTMQGLPEAEMSVVGIDDLPADRSFAIPVEPDRLKMLKVFVRQPAEQIKGQAQTFKFRVEDKASFESDEYTATFNAPEIVR
- a CDS encoding FixH family protein, which produces MSANPQKSREFTGGHMLVTILAFFAVVIGVNLTMATLANTSWTGLVVENTYVASQQFNRRAEEGRAQAALGWTGKLTIASGEVRYSLSDAAGKLVPLDGVSVLFRHPAYEAEDKSIILTLATDQEFAAHHTPRDGVWIVEVDADAGLAEPYREVHRIIISQGALQ